Genomic window (Longimicrobium sp.):
TTGAGCGGGCGAGTTCTCGCCAGTTGTCGGGAAGGAAGCGGGTGATCACCGCCCACTCTTCCGCAAGGATGTCGGCTCTCATGGAATCCACGATAAGCCGGCTCGTTGCCACGTGCAAGCCTTAAGTTAACGCGTATGGGGCTTTAGCCCCCGGCTCCATGCCCGCGTTCGCATTCACCCGCTCTACGCACACCCATGCCCGCCTACGCCGTCGAATTCGCCACCCCCGAGGGTCCCAGGCGCCTCCGCTTCACGCTCGACCCCGAGCGGTCACTGGGGCCGCAGGTGCACCAGATTTTGGAGGAGATGCGCCAGCACGGAGTGCTGCTGAGCGGCGGCCCGCGCGACGAGCTGGGCGTCTACTGGAACGGCGCCGATCTGCAGCTCGACCGCACCCCCGAAGCGCTCGGCGTCACCCCGGACCGGCCGCTGGAGCTACGCATGCGGCCGCGCCCGGCCTGCGTCCCCGCCCCGGAGCCGCCAATCACCCCGTACTTCCCGCGCTCCGCGTACGCCGCCCCGCTCGCCGGCGCGGCGGGCGCGCTGCTCGGCTGGATCGCCGCATCCACGATCACCGACCTGGGCGCCTGGCTCACCAGCTACCGCACCCTCGACCTCGCCGCCGCCGCGCTCCTCGGCGCGGGCACCGGGGTGGGCGTGCGGGCGGCTGGGGCGATGCGCAAAGGAGCGCGCGTGTGGCTCGGCGCGGCCAGCGGCGTGGCGGTGGGTGCGCTCGGTGGCGGAGTTGGCGCGATGCTGGGAACCGTGCTCGGCGAGGTGCTCGATCCGGGGTATTTACTACTAAGGGCGGCCATGTGGGCGATGGTCGCCGCGGGGATCGGTGGGGCGCTGGGGCTGCTGGAAAAGGACGGGGCGCGGAGGGCGTTGGACGGCGCCTCATTCGGCACCGCGGCGGGAGCGGCGGGAGCCCTCCTCTTCTCCGCCCCTGGACCGACAGAGCTCTGGCAGGCGCTGGCCTTCGCGGTGGTGGGCGCGGCACTCGGAAGCGGACTGCACACCCCCGCGCATCGGCGGGCACACGCGGTCCTCGGCACAGACGGCCACGAAGGGGGACGGATGACACTCATCCACATTCGTGAGTGGGCGCTGGAAGACGGACGCGGGGTCGCGTTGCCGGGCGGCGCCGTCCTGAGCTGCGCCGCCGGCCGCTGTCAGCTCGTCCCCGGCGATGATCTGGTGACGGTGGCAGGCCTCCCACTCCACGGCCCACACGACCTGCGCAACGGCGACACGGTGGAGCTGGGTGGCTTGCGCTTCCGCTTCCGGCGCCTGAGGGAGGCCCGCCCATGAACCGCGCGTTCGGCCCCCTCACGCTCCTCGCGCTCCTCGCGGCCCTGTCGAGCCCCGCATCGGCGCAGCCGGAGCTGGTTCGCTGCGCCGAGGGGCGCTCGGTCCCCTGCTTTCGGATGCGCGTGGAGATCACGGAGGGGCAGGCGCCGGGAACGGGTGATTCGGCGCGGTGGAGCGGCGCGGCGGGCGCGGTCCCGTTCCGCGAGGTAGACGTCCGCACGGTGGCCGATGCCGCGCGCCCCCTCGTGCTCCTGGTGCTTTTTGACGTCAGCGGGAGCATGGCCGGCGAGGGGATGCAGCAGACGCGCTCGGCCCTCCGCACCTTCCTGCGAGGATTGGGCGGCAGCGAGGTGGCGGTGGCGCCGTTCGGCAGCCGCGACGTGACGGCCGGCATCCGCGGGGCGCGCTTCGGCCCCCCAGCCGAGGCCGACGCAGGCATGGACCGCCTTCCGGCGCCCGCGGGGAACACCGGCCTCTACAGCGCCGTTGCGACAGGCGCGGAAGTGCTGGCGGCGCGGCTTCGAACCCCGCCTGCGGGAGCGCAGGGAGTCCTGCTGGTGCTCACAGACGGCCGCAACGACGTTGGCCACCCGGGCGACGAGCCGGGGCTGCTGGCGGGACCGGAGGGGCGCGAGCGGGCGGTGGATGCGGTGCGCCGCGCCGGAGTTCCCGTGTGGATGGTAGGGATCGGCAACGGCGTGGACGCGGGGGAGCTCGCCGCGCTCGCCGGGCCGATGGGAACGCCGCACACCGTCGCCTTCGATCCCGTCCGCCTGGGTCGCACGCTGGGCGAGCTGCGCGGCTCCCTCGCCTCCGCCCGGCAGGTGACGGCGGTGCTCCCGGCCGATGCGCGAGCCCGACTCGCCCGCGGCGAAGTAGCGGTGCGAGTGGAGCACGCCGTCGGTGGCATGCCGCACACCGCCCGCTGGAGACCGCCGCTGATGGCGCTCCCCGCCTTCGCCGGAGTAGCGAGCCCGTCCCGCCCGCTCGCCACGCTGACAGCGATGCGGGACGAGTCGCCGGCCGGCGGCACACTGCCGGTGTTCGCGACGCTGGCGACGCTTCTGGCGGTCCTCTGGTGGATCGTGCCGCCGCTGATCTGGCCCGTGCCCCGCGCGGCCATCGCGACGCCCCAGCGGCGGAGCGAAGCCGAGGGCGACGGCATCCGCCCGGGAGTGCGCGAGGCGCCGCCGCGCCGACCGAATGACGTAACCGCCGCGCTGGCCCGCCGCATCGTCGTGCGGAGCGGATGAGCGCTCCGGTCTCACAATTCGACCGCGCCATCGAAAGCGGCGCGCATCCTTATCCCTCCGATCCCGGCCCACGTTCGGACCAAGGAGAGCCAGCCATGCCGGTAGTGAAAGTCACCCGCGCCGGGGTGCGGTCGGCGCCGCGCGAGGTGCCCACGGACACCACCGCCGTCATCCTCCCCATGACGGCGGACCGCGTGGGGCGCGAAGCCCCGGAAGACGAGGGGCCCACCAGGGTCGCGAGCCTCGCGGAGGCATTCGAGAAGTTCGCCCCACGCCTCGACTTCCGCACGGTCGTGGGCGACGGCGGGGCCGAGTTCGCGGCGGACCTCGAGTTCCACTCGCTGCGCGACTTCGACCCCAAGCAGATCCGCTCCCGCGAGCCCGGGAAGCGCAACGACCTCGCCGACCTCCAGAGCCGCATCGACATGCTGCACCGCATGCGCGAGCGCTTCTGCGTCCTCTCAGTGAAGCGCGCGTGGGAGAACGAGGATCAGCGCCGCGAGATCATCAGCGCGGTGGCCGGCTTCGAAGAGCAGCTCCGCCTCATCGCCCAGGGAGGTGAAGGATGAGCACGATCGAGACGCAGCTCCTCACCGCGCACGACATCATCGGGCAGCGGCGGGCGGGGAAGGCGATCGCGGAGATCTTCAACGTCATCCATCCCGCGCCCCCGCGCACCGCGCTCGCCGAGATCTTTTCGGCGGGGACGGCGGCGCAGTTCCTCGACCGCGTCACCTCGCTCAGCGGGCTGCTGCGCGAGACGGACAGCCACGAGCAGGCGCTGGCCCGGCTGGACCGCGCCATCGAGGCCGCCGAGCGCGTGCGCGACCAGGTGCTGTGCGAGCTGTACGAGCAGATCCGCCCCCTGGAGCGCAGCTACCGGCTGCTGAACCTGTTCTTCGACAACGCCGAAGTGCGCGATCAGGTGCAGCGGCCGCCGGTGGAGTTCTACGTGTTCAACGCGGACACCTCGGCCATCCGCAGCGACGCCGGCTCGTCCACCATCGCGGCGGTCGACGAGTTCGTGCAGAGCCGCAACGACTCGTTCAACTTCCGCCAGTTCATCTGCAACCTGGTGGTGCCCGGCTACGTGCCGGACCGGGTGCGCGTGCGGCTGGAGGAGATCGCGAACCAGTGGGGGATGCTGCTGGTGGGCGACCTGCGCGACGAGCCCTCCTTCCGCGCACTGAGCGACCAGTTCCGCACCGACGGTGGCGCTTACGAGTTCCTCAAGCGCCCCGAGGACCGCGCCGCCGCCGACGTGGTGGTGGCCGGGTGGGTGAAGCTGCGCGACCGGCACTGGTTCGAGGACGGCGAGGGCGACGCCGACCTGTACGGACCCGCCTCGCTCCTCTTCGCCGGCGCGCTGGCGCGGACGGACCGCACCACCGGCGGCGGGATCGCGCAGGGGCCGGTGGGGATGATCTTCGGCCAGCTTCGCGGCGCCGAGCGCGCCCGCATCGAGCCGCGCATCTCGCAGATGGAGCACCTGTCGATGGAGCGGCAGATCGTCAGCATCATCCGCAATGAAGACAACCAGCTCTGCTTCGTGGGGAGCCGCTCGCAGGCGCAGGATCCCGACGGCGTGCTCAAGTTCTTCACCTCGTACCGCGTGCTGCGCTACCTGGAGCGGCGCATCGCCGTGTACCTGCGCCGCGTGGCGGAGCAGCGGCTCACGCGCGACCTGGTGAAGGAGCAGGTGAGGAACCCCATCGAGGAGTTCCTGGACAGCGAGAAGCGCAAGGGGACGATCCACAACTTCGACCTGGACATCGACATGGACGAGGCGAAGTTCGCGCGCGGGGTGCTGGACATCAACCTGGAAGTGGTGCCGGTGGGGCCGGCCGAGCAGTTCGTCCTCAAGATCGACACGCCCCCTTTTCACGACGCCAGGGAAGGCGCGCAGCAGTGACCGCGCCCGGCCTTGACGTGCGCGTGCCGGAGCCCCGGCGAGCACGCGGCGCGCGCGCGGCCCTCCGGCGGATACTGGATTGGCTGCGCGGCTGGGCTGGCGGATGACGGAACGACGAAGCGGCGCACTAGGCGCCGCACAATACGCCGGGGGCGGAGCGCTCCCGGACAACCCCGACCCCCAAGGGAGGAGCTCATGGCCGGTGCAGCCACGTACAAGCGCGTGATGGTGGAAATGGGAGGGCTGAAGTTTTTCCCCGTCGAGGCCCGTTACAGCCTGTCGCGCAGCGCCAACCAGGTGGGCCGCCGCATCGGCGACTCGCTTCAGGGGCGCGCCTTCATCTACTGCGACGCCCACGACACGTCGCGCCTCACGCAGGACGACGCGATCGAGCTGTGGAGGATGGCGACGGAGACCAAGGATCCGCTCCACAAGGTGTCCATCACCTACTACTCGGAAGACGGCGACCGCGTGCTGTCGAACGTCGAGTTCATGGGGTGGATCAACAACTTCGAGTTCTACAACCCGGCCATCGGCGGCGAGAGCCGCGGCGCGGGTATGGGCCTCGGCGGCGCACCCACGCCCGCGCTCAGCAGCCCGAACGGCTACAACAACCTCCTCTACCTGGAGATGGCGGTGGTGCTCGACGAGGCCAACGTCAGCAAGCACAAGTTCACCAAGTAACAGCGGCCTCACGCGGAGACGCGGAGACGCAGAGAAAGCACTCGAAGTTCTCTCAGCGTCTCCGCGCCTCCGCGTGAGATCCTGCCATGCCGGCCCACACCACGATCTCGGAGCGCGATGCGAACGCTTGCCCTTCCCCTCCGTGTGGAACCTGATGGCAAGCTGGAGCGCGCCGACGCGGGCGACACGCTGATGGCGATGATCCGCGCGATGGTGGCGGCGTCGCCAGCGAGCGGGACGCGCTTCGGGGTCCACGAGGCGTTCCGGCGCGCCAACCCCGCGCTCCAGGACCAGCAGTGCCTCGCCGATGCCCTCAACGAGGCGCTCGCGGAGCTGGGGATCGACTGGGCGCGCGTCGTTGGCGTCCACACGGAGCCGGCGCAGGAGCCGTGGGAGCGGCGCTTTGGCATCACCCTGCGCATCGACGGGCGGGAGCAGGCCGTGCACGGCACCGTCGCAGCGTAGAATTCCAGCTGACAGGAGAACCATGGGTGTGGACGTGACGGTGGTGGTCGGCGAGCTGCGGCTGCGCAACGGCGAGATCGCGCACATGGAGCTGCGCCAGGAGCTCGGCGCGCACCATCTCTGCTGGCTGGAGTTCACCCGCGACGAGGCCACCGACCTCCTCCTGGAGCGCCTCCTGGACGTCCCCGTCACCGTCACGCTGGCGGATGAGACCGGCGAGCACGCGGCCTTCACCGGCCAGGTGATCGGCGGAACGCAGGGGCACCTGCTGAACGCCGGGTCGCGCTTTCGCCTGGAGGCCGCCTCCAAGTCCATCGCCATGCAGATGCACCGTGACATGGACGTCTTCGAGAACATGGCCTACACCGACGTGGCGCGCCGCCTGGCGAGCGACGCCGGTCTGCAGCTCACGGTGGGCGAGGCGAAGGCGGGCGAGCGCTACCCGTACCTCCAGCAGAGCGGGGAGACGGACTGGGAGTTCCTCGTCCGCATCGCCGACGAGAACGGGTGCTGGGTGCGCCCCGCCGCGGCCGGCCTGGAGATGCGCTCCGGCTTCGACGACCAGGCGTGGGAGCTCCTCTGGGGCGCCAACCTCCTCGCGCTCTCCACCCGCTGCCGGCTGGCCAACCCGGGCTACAAGGGCGCCGTCTACCAGGTGGACGAGAAGCGCGAGCACCGCTTCCACGCCGTGCGCTCCGCCCCGGCGCTCCTGGGCGGGGCCACCGCGCTGGTCAACGCAGCCACGCGCGCATCGCACACCTTTGCCAGCGGCGGCGACCCCGGCGTGCTCGACGACGCCG
Coding sequences:
- a CDS encoding vWA domain-containing protein; its protein translation is MNRAFGPLTLLALLAALSSPASAQPELVRCAEGRSVPCFRMRVEITEGQAPGTGDSARWSGAAGAVPFREVDVRTVADAARPLVLLVLFDVSGSMAGEGMQQTRSALRTFLRGLGGSEVAVAPFGSRDVTAGIRGARFGPPAEADAGMDRLPAPAGNTGLYSAVATGAEVLAARLRTPPAGAQGVLLVLTDGRNDVGHPGDEPGLLAGPEGRERAVDAVRRAGVPVWMVGIGNGVDAGELAALAGPMGTPHTVAFDPVRLGRTLGELRGSLASARQVTAVLPADARARLARGEVAVRVEHAVGGMPHTARWRPPLMALPAFAGVASPSRPLATLTAMRDESPAGGTLPVFATLATLLAVLWWIVPPLIWPVPRAAIATPQRRSEAEGDGIRPGVREAPPRRPNDVTAALARRIVVRSG